In the genome of Hyphobacterium sp. CCMP332, one region contains:
- a CDS encoding TonB-dependent receptor, producing MKYAFTTAFIIIWSLSIAQDSLKNIELEEVYIIGIRAKSEAPVSKTTIRKAELQKIDLGQDASLHLERLSPSIVTYSDAGTNFGNYMSFRLRGMAQDRINVTLNGIPLNDMLDQGVYFSNFADFSNSIESVQIQRGVGTSSNGTSSYAGSINYESISLYSEKPKAELRLSGGSFGSMGLAAEAYSGKNEKGFSAYARASRMKSEGYKDYSGSDAHSFFFSGGYIGEKHVIKITGFMGKTQNHQSYEYVLKDVINKRPRTNNNNPNDIDDFEQDMAQLQHTFFFSKRLSLSSILYYTGARGYFPYAFPQSVSIPVDTLSIAYDTTILTQYNYGIVNNQYGATSNLHYHTNDLDVDAGIHLYTFNRRNTEDVSPNAKFPYLSQNSFKDEASVFIKASKRFDPLNMILFAESQMRYVKMSFEPGQDGINSTSKSYFFLNPRIGITYNLRTDMNLYASFGRTGREPTRIDFFSNDFSIKEEFVNDIELGYRLTKDKLKLNLNAFYMDFENEITELGGVIQNTYFEIRQNVASSQRYGLELETEYRIIKNLDFRLMASYLRTNIDNVTLEGNSENNVEQVLSPDFIVTPELSYTFKEKFSINVNARYLSEAFTDIFNQPEYQIPSSLIFNSGIDYKVSENVSASLFFNNITDELYFTDGAPIDTDFDGVLDGPGFRVQAPRNIMGRLTILF from the coding sequence ATGAAATATGCATTCACAACGGCATTCATAATAATATGGAGCCTATCAATTGCACAGGATTCATTAAAAAATATTGAGCTTGAAGAGGTCTACATTATAGGTATTAGGGCTAAATCAGAGGCTCCTGTAAGCAAAACAACAATTCGCAAAGCCGAATTACAAAAAATTGATCTGGGCCAGGATGCCTCCTTGCATTTGGAAAGATTAAGTCCGTCTATAGTGACTTATTCGGACGCCGGGACGAATTTTGGCAATTATATGAGTTTCCGTCTACGCGGAATGGCGCAAGATCGTATTAATGTAACCTTGAATGGTATTCCATTAAATGATATGCTCGATCAGGGTGTTTATTTTTCAAACTTTGCCGACTTCAGCAACAGTATAGAATCCGTACAAATTCAAAGAGGTGTTGGAACTTCAAGCAACGGAACTTCTTCCTATGCAGGTTCTATAAATTATGAAAGTATTAGTCTTTATTCTGAAAAACCAAAAGCTGAACTGCGATTAAGTGGAGGCAGTTTTGGCTCAATGGGATTAGCGGCTGAAGCTTATTCAGGAAAGAACGAAAAAGGATTTTCGGCATACGCAAGAGCTTCAAGAATGAAGTCTGAAGGTTACAAGGATTATTCTGGAAGTGACGCCCATTCATTTTTCTTTTCCGGCGGATATATAGGTGAAAAGCACGTAATTAAGATTACAGGTTTTATGGGTAAAACTCAAAATCATCAGAGCTACGAATATGTTTTAAAAGATGTAATAAATAAGCGACCAAGAACGAATAACAATAACCCCAATGATATCGATGACTTTGAGCAGGATATGGCCCAGCTTCAGCATACCTTTTTTTTTAGTAAGCGCTTATCATTGTCATCAATACTATATTATACAGGAGCAAGAGGATATTTTCCATATGCTTTCCCTCAATCTGTTTCAATTCCTGTCGATACCCTTTCTATTGCATACGATACAACTATATTAACACAATATAATTATGGGATTGTCAATAATCAGTACGGGGCTACCAGCAACCTTCATTACCATACCAATGATCTTGATGTTGATGCAGGTATTCACTTATATACTTTCAACCGGCGGAATACTGAGGATGTTTCTCCGAATGCCAAGTTTCCATATTTATCTCAAAACAGTTTTAAAGACGAAGCTTCCGTTTTCATAAAAGCAAGCAAAAGATTCGATCCCTTAAATATGATTCTATTTGCTGAATCCCAAATGAGATATGTAAAAATGAGTTTTGAACCGGGTCAGGATGGGATAAATTCAACTTCAAAATCGTACTTTTTTTTAAATCCAAGAATTGGGATCACTTACAATTTAAGAACCGATATGAATTTGTATGCTTCTTTTGGTCGAACCGGACGGGAACCGACGAGAATCGACTTTTTTAGCAATGACTTTAGTATCAAGGAAGAATTTGTAAATGATATTGAGCTTGGGTACAGACTGACTAAAGATAAGCTGAAATTAAATCTCAATGCATTTTATATGGATTTTGAGAATGAGATTACCGAATTGGGGGGAGTGATTCAAAACACTTACTTTGAAATACGGCAAAATGTAGCCAGCAGTCAGCGCTATGGACTTGAGTTGGAAACCGAATATAGAATTATTAAAAATCTGGATTTTAGATTGATGGCAAGCTATTTAAGGACAAATATAGATAATGTCACTTTGGAAGGGAATAGTGAAAATAACGTTGAGCAGGTATTATCACCAGATTTTATTGTTACCCCAGAACTAAGCTATACTTTTAAAGAAAAATTCAGTATTAATGTCAATGCAAGGTATTTGTCAGAAGCCTTTACTGATATTTTTAACCAGCCTGAATATCAGATTCCTTCCAGCTTAATTTTTAATTCGGGGATTGACTATAAGGTGTCAGAAAATGTCAGCGCTTCACTTTTTTTCAATAACATCACAGACGAATTGTATTTTACGGATGGCGCGCCAATTGATACCGACTTCGATGGCGTACTGGATGGACCTGGATTCAGGGTTCAGGCACCAAGGAATATCATGGGTAGACTTACAATTCTATTTTAA
- a CDS encoding AI-2E family transporter encodes MDKDQIQKLTSETKAVKKVLHIFLAVLIIIILYVLKQFFIPIALALFFAMLLIPLLSKMVEWKLPVGISVATISILFLGLIFLFGLFISKMASKLVSESGELKVQISEKIGEVQKFLESFGGGYFEKQKISESLSNIINPDFLFEYTGDLAGFVGGFTADFFLMFIYLVGFLSAIQNYKHFLIYLFGNKDEARNSQILMIFEQLKSSLSRYMLVKILISLGTGTGYALTCYIFGVKHAIIWGFLAFCLNFIPTIGSIIATIPPLLLGIIQLDSFVTLFLLLAVLLSVQLFFGNILEPKIQGSSFNINFVSIILGLVLFGGLWGIIGMLLSVPLLVLLKIVLSEIPEAQFIVRLMATNREVREWAKENQFKQINEEL; translated from the coding sequence ATGGATAAAGATCAAATTCAAAAACTTACTTCTGAGACCAAAGCGGTAAAAAAGGTCCTACATATATTTTTAGCCGTATTGATTATAATAATTCTCTATGTTTTAAAGCAGTTTTTTATTCCTATTGCCCTGGCCTTGTTTTTTGCCATGTTACTGATTCCTCTTCTTTCGAAAATGGTAGAGTGGAAATTACCCGTTGGAATTAGTGTGGCAACGATTTCAATTTTATTCCTGGGACTGATATTTCTATTCGGATTATTTATATCTAAAATGGCCAGCAAACTGGTTAGCGAATCCGGCGAATTAAAAGTGCAGATTTCTGAAAAGATCGGTGAAGTACAAAAGTTTCTTGAAAGCTTTGGGGGAGGTTATTTTGAAAAACAAAAAATATCAGAAAGTTTGAGCAATATCATCAACCCTGATTTTCTTTTTGAGTACACAGGTGATCTGGCCGGATTTGTAGGTGGATTTACGGCAGATTTCTTTTTGATGTTTATCTATCTGGTAGGATTTCTTAGCGCGATTCAGAATTATAAACATTTTCTTATTTATCTGTTTGGTAACAAGGATGAAGCAAGAAACAGCCAGATTCTGATGATTTTTGAGCAATTAAAATCATCACTGTCCAGATACATGCTAGTTAAAATTCTCATCAGCCTCGGAACAGGCACGGGTTATGCCCTTACATGTTATATTTTTGGAGTCAAACATGCCATAATCTGGGGCTTTCTGGCATTTTGTTTAAATTTTATCCCCACCATAGGCTCTATCATAGCAACCATCCCACCCTTATTATTGGGGATAATTCAATTGGATTCTTTTGTAACATTGTTTTTGCTTCTGGCGGTGTTGCTGTCTGTACAATTATTTTTTGGTAACATTCTGGAGCCTAAAATTCAGGGCAGCAGCTTTAATATTAATTTCGTATCTATAATACTAGGGCTTGTACTTTTTGGAGGATTATGGGGAATTATTGGAATGTTATTATCTGTCCCACTTTTAGTGCTTTTAAAAATTGTATTGTCGGAAATACCCGAAGCGCAATTTATTGTTCGTTTAATGGCCACCAATCGGGAAGTAAGAGAATGGGCCAAGGAGAATCAATTTAAGCAAATAAACGAGGAACTATAA
- a CDS encoding ATP-binding protein produces the protein MPNIVLIGSECSGKTSLAEALAGYFDIDFLHEYSRQYAESKESELSYKDVMPIAKGQLKSEKDFIKNTKSRLLIFDTCLLSTYIYSKIYYKKVPEKLKYWLDLNLYDHFYLTFPDPEWKEDGIRKMPMSRLKMHEFFLSELVRFKVSYSELRGDLQSRKEIVIGDLKQYYSAKF, from the coding sequence ATGCCTAATATCGTTTTGATAGGATCTGAGTGTTCTGGGAAGACGAGTTTGGCAGAAGCTCTTGCCGGGTATTTTGACATAGATTTTCTCCATGAATATTCCAGACAATATGCAGAAAGTAAAGAAAGTGAACTAAGCTATAAGGATGTAATGCCTATTGCAAAAGGACAGTTGAAATCTGAAAAGGATTTTATAAAAAATACAAAAAGCCGTTTATTAATTTTTGACACCTGTTTGCTATCAACCTATATATACAGTAAAATCTACTATAAAAAAGTACCGGAAAAACTTAAATATTGGCTTGATTTAAATTTATACGATCACTTTTATCTGACTTTCCCCGATCCTGAATGGAAAGAGGATGGAATTCGAAAAATGCCAATGTCAAGATTAAAAATGCATGAGTTTTTTTTAAGTGAATTAGTGCGATTTAAGGTGTCATATTCAGAGTTAAGAGGAGACCTTCAATCCAGAAAAGAAATTGTTATTGGAGATTTGAAACAATACTATTCAGCTAAGTTTTGA
- a CDS encoding nicotinamide mononucleotide transporter gives MNLITFFINSNFLSIENLAVIFSIGFVIFNAKGKIISWPLGIIGSALYIWVFINARIYGDALLQFFYVLMGIYGWVQWRSAIKNDDVLPIISAKLSQIIKYLLVGLLLVPIFGFLLDNRTDSDIPYLDAFTTVFSFIATFMMAKKVLENWLFWIIIDLTCIFIYTFKGLNSTVVLFIIYTLMALYGFINWKLMLNKQKQNA, from the coding sequence GTGAATCTTATTACCTTTTTTATTAATTCTAACTTTTTAAGCATTGAAAACCTCGCTGTTATCTTCAGTATAGGCTTTGTAATTTTTAATGCAAAAGGCAAGATAATTTCCTGGCCTTTAGGCATAATTGGTTCAGCACTTTATATATGGGTTTTCATCAATGCGAGAATATACGGTGATGCCCTTCTTCAATTTTTTTACGTCCTCATGGGAATTTATGGTTGGGTGCAATGGCGAAGTGCAATTAAAAACGATGATGTATTACCCATCATTAGTGCAAAACTATCTCAAATAATAAAATACCTTTTAGTAGGCCTATTATTGGTGCCAATTTTTGGATTTCTGTTGGATAATAGAACTGATTCGGATATACCATACTTAGATGCATTTACCACAGTTTTTAGTTTTATTGCCACCTTTATGATGGCAAAAAAAGTACTAGAAAACTGGCTATTTTGGATCATCATCGATCTGACATGCATTTTTATCTACACTTTTAAAGGATTGAATTCAACTGTTGTGCTATTTATTATTTACACTTTGATGGCTCTATACGGTTTTATTAATTGGAAATTGATGCTCAATAAACAAAAGCAAAATGCCTAA
- a CDS encoding TIGR00266 family protein — MNSHEIDFKIIGDDIQLVEVELDPNETVIAEAGAMMYMDEGITFETKMGDGSNPDQGFMGKILSAGSRLLTGESVFMTHFTNRGQGKQRVAFAAPYPGTVIPIDLSERTNSELIVQKDGFLCAALGTKISITFNKRIGSGLVGGEGFIMQKLQGDGKAFIHAGGTIVEKELNNNLLRVDTGCIVAYESQLDFNVARAGGLKSMVFGGEGLFLATLQGTGKVWLQSMPIRKLVQALAPYGQNRGKESSSILGSFLED, encoded by the coding sequence ATGAATTCACATGAAATAGATTTTAAAATTATTGGGGATGACATTCAGTTAGTTGAAGTTGAACTCGACCCAAATGAAACAGTTATTGCTGAGGCCGGTGCAATGATGTACATGGATGAGGGTATTACTTTTGAAACAAAAATGGGAGATGGATCCAATCCCGATCAGGGTTTTATGGGAAAAATACTTTCAGCAGGAAGTCGCCTCTTAACAGGTGAATCGGTCTTTATGACACATTTTACCAATCGCGGTCAGGGCAAACAAAGAGTTGCATTTGCAGCTCCTTATCCTGGAACAGTCATTCCAATAGACTTGTCTGAGAGAACGAATAGCGAATTAATCGTTCAAAAAGATGGCTTTTTATGCGCAGCATTGGGGACTAAAATTTCCATTACATTTAATAAAAGAATTGGATCAGGTTTGGTTGGTGGAGAAGGATTTATCATGCAAAAGTTGCAAGGAGACGGTAAAGCCTTTATTCATGCTGGCGGAACCATTGTAGAAAAGGAATTGAACAATAACCTTTTAAGAGTCGATACGGGTTGTATTGTAGCTTATGAATCACAACTGGATTTTAATGTGGCCAGGGCGGGCGGACTAAAATCCATGGTATTCGGAGGTGAAGGTTTGTTTCTTGCTACTTTACAAGGTACGGGCAAAGTTTGGTTGCAATCAATGCCTATTAGAAAATTAGTCCAGGCTTTAGCTCCATATGGTCAAAATAGAGGTAAGGAGTCCAGTTCGATCCTAGGAAGTTTTCTGGAAGATTAA